GGCGATTCCGGACTCCTCCTGGACGGCGCTCGCCCCCGAACGGTGGATGCTCTCGCCCGAGAGAACCGCGTAGATCTGCGTCGGGATATCCGCGAGCACGCCGGCCACGTTCTGGAGCATTCCCGGCGTCGTGATGGCGTACCAGCCCACCGCCGCGCCGCCGAACGCGACCGCGTAGACGCCGGCGATTCGCAGGCCGGCGTCCTCGCCCGAGTACGCCCTATAGATCCATCCGAGGCCGTACGCGACCCCCAACGAAATGACGAAGATGTAGGTCGTGGTGTAATGCGAGAGGATCATCCCGGCCCCGAACAGCGCCCCGATCCACTCCTTGCCGGGGAGTCGTTCCCTGTCGGTGACCATCGTGAGAATCACCAGGATCATGAACAGCTGGGCGATGCGCGTCTTCCCCGGCGTCCCGTTGAACGACCGGAAGTAGAACACGAAGAAGTACGCCCCGACGAACGCGGCGTCCTTTCCGAAGACGTCCTCGAACGTGTAGTAGAGTACCACCGGGACCAGCGCGAACAACAGCGAGTAGAGGAGCTTGAACACCATCGCGGGGTCGATACCCGTCACCACCGAATAGACGGCCGGAACCGCCCCGACGACCGGAATCGAGGAGTAAACGTCCCCCATCGCCGGCTCCCACGCACCCGCCTCGAGCAGCAACTCGACGAAGAAGTAGTTGACCTGAATGTCCGAACCGACGACCGCACCGGTGATCAGGTTGCGATGGAGGACGATCCCCACGGCGACGGTGAACACCGCAAGCGGGTAGAGCCGGGACGGGACCACCTTAATCGAGACGAGCACCACGACCGCTACCGCCAAGAGAAACGCGTACATCAGGCGGTTGCTCCCGATGGCGTTCATGCGCCCGGCCGCCAGCGCTGAGAACAACGGCAAACAGACGAGCACCGCGCCGATCGCGGCGTCCCGGGACGAGAACGACGGGACACGAACCACGAGGCGTCGATCGCGCCAGTAGGCGACGCCCATCGCTCCCATCGTCACCGCACTGACCGTGAGGGCGAACGGGAGAACCGAAAGGGGCGCATCGATACCGACCAGCGAATAGAGGACGCTCGTGAGGACGCTCGTGGCGGCGAGAAACACCAGGCTCGACCCGACCGCGTACACGAGGAGTTCCCCGAACCGGTCGATGCGGTTGTCGATCAGCACGAACAGCATCGTCCCCGGGACGACCGTCAGAAACAGGATCCCGAAGACCGCCCGTAGCAGGGACACCCCGACGCCGGCCACGGGGACCCCGACCGTGGTCCAGAACGCGACGAGGAGACAGCCGATCAGAACGGCGATCGAGCGACCCTGCAACCGGATCTCCCGAAACGACTGCTCTCCGTTGGCGGGCGTCCCGGTCTTCGCTCCGGATCGCGAGCGTCGTACCGATCCCTCCCCCGGTGTCATGCTCGTAGAGATCGGTCAGATACGTATAACTATAACGGACCTAACATCCTTCGGGGACGTCAGGCCGGTCGGACCATCGAGACGAGCATTCGTATCCCCGGTCTGACAACCTCTCTGCGGAGCGAGGGGACGACAAAGGAAAACAGGAAGTAGCTGGCGACGCCCGCACCGATACAGCTCGCGAGCAACGCGATTCCACCGAACGGGAGCGCCGCGCGCACCCCGACGACGACCAGTCCCATCGCCGCCGCGCTGACGAGACACCACGCGATCAGTCGGTAGGGGATCTGCAGGGTGATGTTCTGCGAGAGATACCGGGCGTTGAGGAGCGTCTGGACGATCGCGGCGCTCGTCGTCGCGATCGCCGCACCCAGTAGCCCGATCGAGAGGACGAGCGCGACGTTGAGCACGAGGTTGATCGCGATCGTCACCACCACGGCCCGCGCGACCAGATCCACCCGGTCGATACCCCGGAGGGTGCTTCCGAGGACGTCGTTTACCGACTGGAAGACCTTTTCGAGCATCAACACCACGAGGACGCCGGCAGCGATCGTATACTCCGAGCCGAAGATCACCGCGAGGACCTCGTAGTTCAACACGACGATCCCGACGAACGCGGGAATCGAGAGGAACAGCGCGATCCCGATCGCGTTCGGGACGACGGCCTCGATCCGGTCGATGGCGGCCTCGGAACTCCACTGGCTCATCTGAGGGAACAGCGTGATCGAGAGCGTCTTACTCACCAGCAACACCAGCAGCGTCACCTCCCAGGCGACCTCGTAGGCCCCGACGTCCGCGTAGGTCAGAAACAGCCCGATGATCGCGACGTCCATCCACTGGTAGACCTTGCCGCTGACCGACGAGAGGAAGTAGTACTTCGCGTAATCGTACAGCGACCACGCCGAGAGTTCGGCCGGGCGTCCGACCGTCGTCTCCAGTTTTGCGAAGGCCCAGCAGGCGGCCGTCGCCGACCCCAACACGAGCCCGTACATCAACCCGATCACGCCGTAGCCGGCCGCGACGAACGCCAGTCCGCTCGTGACCCACACCGCCTCGCGGGCGAACTCGATGATGGCGGTCTCGCCCACGCGCAGTTCGCCCCGCACCGCCTGGATGAACAGGTCGGCGAACTCCTGGACGACGAGGGCGACGACGAGCAACGCCGTGTACTCGCCGCCGAGATAGCCGTTGAGGTACGGCCGAGCCAGGAGGAGTACCCCGATCGCCCCGGAGACGGTGAGCAGTTTGAGCGCCATCGCGGTCGCGAGCATCGTATCGGGACGTTGCCCCTCGCTCAAGCGTTTCTCGAGGGCACCCCGCACCCCGACGTCCGCGACGATGGTCGTCAGTCCGAGCACCGTCTGGAAGAGGAAGAACACCCCGATCTGGCTGGCGCCCAGCTCGCGGGCGAAGACCGTGATCCCGGCGAAAAAGACGACCGCATTGCCCCCCTTCGCGAGAAAGACCTTTAGCGCTGACCGGGAGAGATCCATTCGGGAGATCGTACGAGGTCCGACGTTATATATTCTCAGTTATCGAACAGTACGTCCGTCGCGATCCGCCCCGAGCGCTTTGCCGACCAGGCAGGTCGGCCCCGGCCTCACCCGTCGTACAACGAGAGAACCCCCGAGAGGATCTCGCGACACGGCGGGCGGAGCGACCCGTGATCGCCCCCGTCGGCGAGCAACGACAGGAGGTAAAACAGCGGGAGTCCCGAGTAGGTCTCCGAGTCGCCGTACGCGAGCGGGCCGACCTCCCGGGCGTAGTCGGCGGCGATGTCGCCGCCCGTCCCCCGACCGGCCATCATCTGCACGAACAGCCGGTGAACCGGGGCGTCGTACTGATGGATGACGAACGGCCTGAAGAAATCGTCGATAACGTAGTCGGTCCGGACGTCCTCCCAGTCGAGGACGTAGACGGCGTCGTTCACGAAGAGGTTGCCGGCGTGGAGGTCGCCGTGAACCGGCCCCCGGTAGAGGACCGGCGGCAGGTCGAGATCCCCGAGGAGTTCCAGTCCCGAACGGACGAGTCCGTCGAGTTGGCCCGCGGCCGAAAGCGCCGTTTCGAGCCCCGTGAGAACGTCCTGGGTCGAAACGGAGTGGCGGTCGGTTTCGTAGAGGGCGGTGAGTTGGACGAGTGCGTCGAGCAGCAACTTCCACTCCTCGACGGGATCGTCGAGTTCCCGTCCGTCCAGATACCGCTTGACGACGTACGGGTACTCGAGGTCGTATTCGAGCATCGCCGGCGTGTTGATCGACTCCGGCAGTCGCCGGCGGCGCTCGATCTCGCGCCGGAGTTTCTCCGGGTCGTCGGTGGCGATCGTACAGACCCGCCGCGCCTCCAACCCGAGCAGCGTGATCCGGTCGCCGATGACCGCGACGTCGAACGGGTCCTCGGCGTCGACGGAGAGGGTTTCCGAGCGAATCCCGGGGAGGGCGGGGAGCAACTCCGGGACGGTGAGGGCGGCTCTGAGCGCTCCGGCTCCGAGGAGACTCTTCCAGCCGCCACCGCCGACCCGATCGACGACCCACTCGATAGCCCCGGCCTTCGGCCGAAACGCGTACGTGTTGTAGCTCCCGGTATCGAGTACCATGTACCGCTCCGCCGCCGGCGTCACCCCTCGGTAGTCGTAGAACGCCCCGATCCGATCGAAGATCCCCTCCCGATCGAACGATCGCGGCGGTGCCGTCTCGATAGCGTTCCCCATTAGCAAATAGGTGTATATACGTATATATAAGCGTCCCGAAGGGTCCTCGGTGTGGTCGAAACCACGGCTCAGCGCGCGGTAATTCGGGGAGAAACGGCCCCCGGCTCGGTTGGCGGGCGTGGCACCTATCGGAACGGGAGGACCTCCCGGAGCAGTCGCTGCCAGCGCCGGTCCCCGTCGACCATCCCCTCGACGTCCCGCCGGTCGTGCTCGCGCATGACCGTGATCCGGGGGAGGGCCATCGGGGCGTCGAAATCGACGACGTCCGAGCCGATCACCGTGGTCGCGCTCTCGTATCCCGCGTTCTCGACCAAGCGCGCGGCCGTTCGATCGAACGCGCCGTAGGGATAGGCGAAACTGCGCGGGCGCTCGCCCGTGATCGTTTCGATGGCATCGCGCGAATCGACGATCTCCCGGCGGGCGGTTTCCCGGTCGACCGTCGTCAGGTCCGGATGTGTCATCGTGTGGGCGCCGATCTCGTGGCCGTGTGCGTCGAGGTCGAGGACCTCCTCTCGGCTCATGACCCGCCTTCCCTCGAATCGTTCGCCGAGCAGTCCCGGAACCACGTAGTGTGTCGCCGCCACACCGTTGGCCTCGAGGATCGGTAGCGCCGTCTCGACGGTCGATCGGAACCCGTCGTCGAAGGTCACGACGGCCGGGTTCCGCGGCAGCGAGTCCCGCCGCCACCGGTCGATCGCCCCGCTCATCGTGAGGGGTTCGAACGCGTCCGCGAGCCACTCTATCTGTCGCCGGAACCGTCCCGGCGTGACGGTCCACGGTCCTCCCGACTCGTCGATGCCGTGATAGAGGACGATCGGACAGCGGATCCCGTCGGGGTGGTAGCGGTCCTTGAGGGTGGCCCGGAACGCACGATCCACCCACAGTCGGCCGTTCTCTCCCGCGATCATATCCGTGTCCACGCCCATCACCGACCTAACGGTGTCGGTCGAGTTACATACCACCCGGACGATCGGAGTTCCGGCCCGACGGGGCTCCGTCGGTGGCGTCAACTCGCGGCGTCCGAACGCGTCGGCGGCCCCTTGATGGGACTTGCGGGCGGCCGTGCCGCTTCCTATCGATTGAACATCCGTTCGTGTCGGTTATATCTCTCGAAGAGCTGCCGACACGTCCCGAACTCGTGTGTGGCAAGCAGGCTGTCGAGGACGTCGCGAGTTTGATCGAGCCCGTGGAAGCTGATGAATCGCTTGTGAAGGGGCGGCTCGTCGGTTCGCACGGCGGGGTTGAACTCCCAGGGATGGAAGTAGATCATCGCGGGGAGTCCGCGCTGATTGAGGTTCCTGATCCCCATCTCGACCAGCCTCGTCGGGAGGAGCCGCCCGTAGAACCCGCCCGCGATCGGGAGTCGGAGCCGCGGGTGGAACGTGGCGATCGGGAACTCGACCAAGCCGTTCGCGCTCGCCGACCCGTCGGTAAACGGCGCGTCGGGATCGACCCGGTACGGGTGAAGGGGCGCGCCGTTGACCCCGTACATCGGGGTCTTGACCGGAAACACGCTGGAGTCGTACAGGTATCCCGCCTCGACGAGCGCGTCGAAGGCCCACTGCGTTCGTGGCGTCACCGAGAAGTTCGGCGCTCGAAACCCGATCGGCCGTCGGCCGGTCGCTGCCGCAATCGCCTCGGCGCTCGCCTCGAGTTCCTCGGCGAACGCCGTCCGCGTGAGATCGAACAACGGCGTGTGGGTGTGCCCGTGGGACGCGACCTCGTGACCGGCGTCGGCGATCCGTCCGATCAGGGTCGGGTACTCCTCGGCAACCTCTCCGACCGTAAAGAACGTCGCGAGCGTGTCGTGTTCCGCGAGCATGTCGAGGACGATCCCGACCGACGTCCTGATCCGATCCGCCGGATCGGTCACTTCGTCTCTCAACAGCGTCGCCGAGTACCAGTGTTCGAGGTCGAACGAGATGACGTTCGCTACCTGTTCGCCGGATCCGCTCTGCGTGCCACCCCCCATGTGAAACGACATGTGATCGGGCCTTACTTAATTGTCACGTATGTAATACCACGTTCGTCGAGGATGTTTAGGATATCATTTGTCTGTCTACTTCGCGGACGTCACACCGGCTTTGTAATCGTCCGGCCCGTGTGCGCTTTGCTATCTGCGATTGGCGACCCGCATCGCGTGGAGGATGACGGCGGCGATACAGGCGAAAAAGCCGCCGAACCAGAACAGGGCCGACAGCGTCGTAAGGAGAAACGAGAGCGACCCCGTCGCGAGGTAGTCGGCGACGAGCCAGTAGGTGCCACTGACGCCGAAGAGGAGGGACACCAGCCCCGGGAGCCCGAGACTGAGCAGCGGGTGTGCGTTCTGGACGGTCGTCGAGATGTTGTTGACCAGGTTGTAACCGTGCGAGAACGGGTCGTAGCTGCTCGCGTTCTCGACGTCGTACCGGACGTCGATGCCGATTTCGTCGATATCGTACCCGCGTTGGTGGGCGTGATAGAGGATGTCCGTGCTGGCGTTCATGTGACTCCCGATCGCCGCATCCTCGGCCAGCCCCACGATCGCGCGGCGGTTGTACGCCCTGAACCCGCTTTGGGTGTCCGAGATGCGTTTGCTCGGGCGGAACGCGCCGATACTCATGTTCGTGAGTGCGTTGACGACGAACAGGCCGGCCCGTCGGTACGGCGGTGCGTTGGTGCTCGCGCCGTCGCCGAACCGACTCCCGATGACGATCTCGGTGTCGTTCTCGCGCTGTGCGGCGACGAGCCGCGGGACGTCCGCCGGGTCGTGTTGGTTGTCGGCGTCGAGGATCACGAGGTGGCGTGCCCCCTGCTGGTCGGCCGCCTGGAACAGCGTCTTGAGCGCGGCTCCGTACCCCCGGTTGTACTCGTGTTGGATGACGCTTGCCCCCGCCTCGCTCGCCACGAGTGCGGTCTCGTCGCGGCTCCCGTCGTCGACGACGATCACCCGGTCCCCGAACTCGCTGGCCGATTTGACGACGCTTGCGATCGAGTTCGCCTCGTTGTACGCCGGGATACCGATGACTACCGACGGGGTCCGTTGTAGGGTGGCTCCGGTCGAACTCGACCCCGCAGTGGCGTCGGTTCGCTCGGCGGGGGTGCTCTCGGCGTTGGCGTACTCGGCCGGCGTGCCCTCGCTCGCTCGCTGGACCAACTCCAACCCGTCGCCCGACCGCCCGGTCAGCGAACCCGTCTCGAACCCCCCGTCAGTCACGGCCCGACCACACTCGGAACAGATTCCGCCGAATACGTCTCCAATGACATCTGCGCGACCCATCAGGAAAGTATCAATATCGGTGGAGACTGAACCGTTGCCTTCGACCTCGTTTCGCGTTTTCGTCCCGGTCGCGTTCGCCCTCGAAACCCCGCGCCGATCGCGATCGGACTATCGACCTTCGATATCGAAGGATGACGGTGCTTTTTTAGCCGGGTCGGTCGATATCGGTATGTCCAGTAGTCCACATCGCCCGTGGTTCGCGCTACGGGGACACCTACTCACCCACACCTATGACCATCATCGCGGACATCACTCTTCCATCGGCGACGTTTCCGCTCGGACGCGTACTGCAGTCCTTCCCGGACGCCACGATGGACCTCGAGCGCGTCGTTCCCCTCCGAGAGTCGCTCATGCCGTTTATCTGGATCGAGGACGACGACACCGAAGCCCTCGAGTCGTCGCTGCGCGCTCACTCGCGGATCGAGGACGTCGAGGTCCTCATGACGGCCGACGCCGAGACGCTGTTCAGGATCGACTGGTCGCCGTCGTCCGACGGGCTCACCGAGGCGCTGATCGAGACGGAGGCGACGGTCCTCGAGGCCCGCGGTACCGCCGATAACTGGGACTTCCGACTGCGATTCTCGGCCCACGAGGACCTCTCGGCGTTCAACGTCGCGCTCACCGAGTCCGGGATTCCCGTCACGCTCCGACGGATCTACCACCCGCCCCTCGAGGGAGCGTCCTCGCCGATGTCCCCGGTCCAACGGGAGACGCTGCTGGCGGCGTATCGCAACGGATACTATCAGGTCCCGAGGCGAATCAGCCAGACCGAACTCGCCGAGCGACTCGAGATCAGCGACAGCGCGCTCTCCCAGCGGATCAGGCGTGCGGTCTCCACTCTCATCGAGCGGGAAGTCCTGGCCGAGGACGACCCGCTTCGCTGATCCGTCCACGTCTCAGCGCTCGAAGTCGAGGTCGTCCTCGAGGCGACGGCGCTCACGATACTTCCCGACGGCGGTACGTATCTGGTCGGCCAGCGTCTCGTAACGGTCGGGGACGTCCTTCTCGATGTAGTCGGTCACCCCCTTCGATCTGGCGTCGTCGGCGACCGCAGGCGTCCCCCGGCCGGTAAACAGGATAAAGGGGAGGTCGGGGAACTGCTCGCGTACCATCTCGAAGAACGTGAGGCCGTCTATCTCGGGCATCTTGTAGTCGCTGACGACACAATCGATGGAGTGGTCCTCGACGTGTTCGAGGCCGCCCTCGGCGTCCGCGACCGTCTCGACCGAAAAACGTTCGTCGAGCTGTTCGAGCCGTATCGCCGTGAGGTCCGCGCTATCCAGCTCGTCGTCGACACAGAGGACCGAGACCGGCGCCGATAGCTCGTCGTTCATGCCTCTACCATCTCTTACATGAACAAAAAATAAGTGATTCTCTCCTATTGATTGAATGATGAGATTATCCTCATATCAGTAAACCTCCCTATATTATCAAAAGTTAGATATATTTATGACACCTTGACTCCATGGATGGTAGAGAGTATGCGTATCCAGTGTTTCGCCGGGGAATCGGCGACCGCGGGGATCCGGACCGCGCTCGAAGCGGCCGACGGAACCGTCAGCGTCGTGGCGGCGGGACCGTCCGCGGGCGTCTCGGTCCCGATCGACGGGGTGCTCTACGATCACTCGACTCGTGGGCGCGAGGCGTTCGGGGCCGTTCGAGGGCTGTTGGCCCACTCGCCGTGGCTCCCGGTCGTCGTGGCCGTCGGAAGCGACACGGAGGTCGCGTCGCTCCCGTTCGAACGGGCGGCCGAGGCGCGGATCGCCCCCTCGACGATCCGCGAGACTCCGGAGCGAGTCCTCTCGGCGTTCCGCCGCGCCCACGAGCGCCTCCAGTCGAATCCCGCCGACGGTACGTCCCGGTCCCCGCCGACGCCGGCCGATGGAGACGATCCCGTCGCCGGAACCCGACTGGAGGTGCTGGGTGCGATCGACACCGATCTACTACGCGCGCGAACCCCCGAGGAGGTCGCGCAGGTCGCCGGCCAGGCCGTCCGGGCGGGCCTCGGCGATCCGGTCGTCGGGGTTTGGCTCTCCGATCCCGACGGCGACGTCCTGCGACCCTGCCGAGCGACCGCCGAACGGGCCGATTTCGATGCCCCCGTCATCGAGCGTGACTCGGGGGCCCTCTGGCGTGCCCACGACACCGACGACCTCCTGAGGAGGACGCCCCCGTTCGACGGCGACCCGTTCGAGAGGGCCATTGGGGTCGAACGCGAACTCCTCGTGCCCCTGGACGGGTACGGGGTGCTCGTCGTCGGTTCGACGGACTCGGCGGCGTTCTCAGCCGACGAGACGGCGTTCGTGAGGGCGCTTCGGGGGACGGTTTCGGGTGCGCTTGGACGCCTCTTCCGGGATCGGCGCCTCTATGCGTCCCACCGGGAGGTCGGGGCCAAGAACCGACGGCTGGAACTGCTCGCGGAGGTCCTCTCGCACGATCTCACAAACCCGCTGATGGTCGCGCGGGAGTACGCCGTCCTCGCCTACGAGACCGACAGCGAGGAGTATCTCACGCGCTCGGACGACGCCATAGAGCGTGCACGATCCCTCTCGAACGGTCTCTTCGGTCTCGCCCTCGCGGGTCGGGGCCCGGTCACGGTCGAGGACGTCCCGATCGCGAGCCTCGCGGAAGACGTGTGGGCCGCGACCGAGACGGGGGCGGGGACCCTCGTCGTCGACGCCGGGCGCGTCGTTCGC
The DNA window shown above is from Halalkalicoccus jeotgali B3 and carries:
- a CDS encoding helix-turn-helix domain-containing protein, whose translation is MTIIADITLPSATFPLGRVLQSFPDATMDLERVVPLRESLMPFIWIEDDDTEALESSLRAHSRIEDVEVLMTADAETLFRIDWSPSSDGLTEALIETEATVLEARGTADNWDFRLRFSAHEDLSAFNVALTESGIPVTLRRIYHPPLEGASSPMSPVQRETLLAAYRNGYYQVPRRISQTELAERLEISDSALSQRIRRAVSTLIEREVLAEDDPLR
- a CDS encoding polysaccharide deacetylase family protein; the encoded protein is MGGGTQSGSGEQVANVISFDLEHWYSATLLRDEVTDPADRIRTSVGIVLDMLAEHDTLATFFTVGEVAEEYPTLIGRIADAGHEVASHGHTHTPLFDLTRTAFAEELEASAEAIAAATGRRPIGFRAPNFSVTPRTQWAFDALVEAGYLYDSSVFPVKTPMYGVNGAPLHPYRVDPDAPFTDGSASANGLVEFPIATFHPRLRLPIAGGFYGRLLPTRLVEMGIRNLNQRGLPAMIYFHPWEFNPAVRTDEPPLHKRFISFHGLDQTRDVLDSLLATHEFGTCRQLFERYNRHERMFNR
- a CDS encoding sensor histidine kinase; amino-acid sequence: MRIQCFAGESATAGIRTALEAADGTVSVVAAGPSAGVSVPIDGVLYDHSTRGREAFGAVRGLLAHSPWLPVVVAVGSDTEVASLPFERAAEARIAPSTIRETPERVLSAFRRAHERLQSNPADGTSRSPPTPADGDDPVAGTRLEVLGAIDTDLLRARTPEEVAQVAGQAVRAGLGDPVVGVWLSDPDGDVLRPCRATAERADFDAPVIERDSGALWRAHDTDDLLRRTPPFDGDPFERAIGVERELLVPLDGYGVLVVGSTDSAAFSADETAFVRALRGTVSGALGRLFRDRRLYASHREVGAKNRRLELLAEVLSHDLTNPLMVAREYAVLAYETDSEEYLTRSDDAIERARSLSNGLFGLALAGRGPVTVEDVPIASLAEDVWAATETGAGTLVVDAGRVVRGDPRLIGRLLEHAFENALEHGPPDVTVRLDDDESGLAIEDDGPGIPPDRRAAVLSDPADPDEPIRAGFRIIRDVATAHGWGLALEEADSGGLRLSITTDRPPSKRDTSTIDD
- a CDS encoding glycosyltransferase family 2 protein, which gives rise to MTDGGFETGSLTGRSGDGLELVQRASEGTPAEYANAESTPAERTDATAGSSSTGATLQRTPSVVIGIPAYNEANSIASVVKSASEFGDRVIVVDDGSRDETALVASEAGASVIQHEYNRGYGAALKTLFQAADQQGARHLVILDADNQHDPADVPRLVAAQRENDTEIVIGSRFGDGASTNAPPYRRAGLFVVNALTNMSIGAFRPSKRISDTQSGFRAYNRRAIVGLAEDAAIGSHMNASTDILYHAHQRGYDIDEIGIDVRYDVENASSYDPFSHGYNLVNNISTTVQNAHPLLSLGLPGLVSLLFGVSGTYWLVADYLATGSLSFLLTTLSALFWFGGFFACIAAVILHAMRVANRR
- a CDS encoding polysaccharide deacetylase family protein is translated as MIAGENGRLWVDRAFRATLKDRYHPDGIRCPIVLYHGIDESGGPWTVTPGRFRRQIEWLADAFEPLTMSGAIDRWRRDSLPRNPAVVTFDDGFRSTVETALPILEANGVAATHYVVPGLLGERFEGRRVMSREEVLDLDAHGHEIGAHTMTHPDLTTVDRETARREIVDSRDAIETITGERPRSFAYPYGAFDRTAARLVENAGYESATTVIGSDVVDFDAPMALPRITVMREHDRRDVEGMVDGDRRWQRLLREVLPFR
- a CDS encoding oligosaccharide flippase family protein, which produces MDLSRSALKVFLAKGGNAVVFFAGITVFARELGASQIGVFFLFQTVLGLTTIVADVGVRGALEKRLSEGQRPDTMLATAMALKLLTVSGAIGVLLLARPYLNGYLGGEYTALLVVALVVQEFADLFIQAVRGELRVGETAIIEFAREAVWVTSGLAFVAAGYGVIGLMYGLVLGSATAACWAFAKLETTVGRPAELSAWSLYDYAKYYFLSSVSGKVYQWMDVAIIGLFLTYADVGAYEVAWEVTLLVLLVSKTLSITLFPQMSQWSSEAAIDRIEAVVPNAIGIALFLSIPAFVGIVVLNYEVLAVIFGSEYTIAAGVLVVLMLEKVFQSVNDVLGSTLRGIDRVDLVARAVVVTIAINLVLNVALVLSIGLLGAAIATTSAAIVQTLLNARYLSQNITLQIPYRLIAWCLVSAAAMGLVVVGVRAALPFGGIALLASCIGAGVASYFLFSFVVPSLRREVVRPGIRMLVSMVRPA
- a CDS encoding response regulator; translation: MNDELSAPVSVLCVDDELDSADLTAIRLEQLDERFSVETVADAEGGLEHVEDHSIDCVVSDYKMPEIDGLTFFEMVREQFPDLPFILFTGRGTPAVADDARSKGVTDYIEKDVPDRYETLADQIRTAVGKYRERRRLEDDLDFER
- a CDS encoding DUF2206 domain-containing protein — its product is MTPGEGSVRRSRSGAKTGTPANGEQSFREIRLQGRSIAVLIGCLLVAFWTTVGVPVAGVGVSLLRAVFGILFLTVVPGTMLFVLIDNRIDRFGELLVYAVGSSLVFLAATSVLTSVLYSLVGIDAPLSVLPFALTVSAVTMGAMGVAYWRDRRLVVRVPSFSSRDAAIGAVLVCLPLFSALAAGRMNAIGSNRLMYAFLLAVAVVVLVSIKVVPSRLYPLAVFTVAVGIVLHRNLITGAVVGSDIQVNYFFVELLLEAGAWEPAMGDVYSSIPVVGAVPAVYSVVTGIDPAMVFKLLYSLLFALVPVVLYYTFEDVFGKDAAFVGAYFFVFYFRSFNGTPGKTRIAQLFMILVILTMVTDRERLPGKEWIGALFGAGMILSHYTTTYIFVISLGVAYGLGWIYRAYSGEDAGLRIAGVYAVAFGGAAVGWYAITTPGMLQNVAGVLADIPTQIYAVLSGESIHRSGASAVQEESGIAYTSTLLLHMALMGLAGIGVLSQILVRLFSPEESRPTEPIRLAILAVPMLMFLGASYFVSGNLGADRMYQIVLTLLAGFMPVGYLALVGLLSGIRDIDTGIWRPVLVALAVLLLLNTGVAYNAIGEPVTSDIGLDADTHSLAYTDAEIDGGEWIDDTSTGSPVIYTDSYTGEMFRAIVPETYSDASVRQIKVDWLPGIEFSEGYVYVRDRAVVDGTAYDGETPQYYLTEAERDAIERSTNKVYTSGEADVFRYEGTESQQFGRNES
- a CDS encoding phosphotransferase, yielding MGNAIETAPPRSFDREGIFDRIGAFYDYRGVTPAAERYMVLDTGSYNTYAFRPKAGAIEWVVDRVGGGGWKSLLGAGALRAALTVPELLPALPGIRSETLSVDAEDPFDVAVIGDRITLLGLEARRVCTIATDDPEKLRREIERRRRLPESINTPAMLEYDLEYPYVVKRYLDGRELDDPVEEWKLLLDALVQLTALYETDRHSVSTQDVLTGLETALSAAGQLDGLVRSGLELLGDLDLPPVLYRGPVHGDLHAGNLFVNDAVYVLDWEDVRTDYVIDDFFRPFVIHQYDAPVHRLFVQMMAGRGTGGDIAADYAREVGPLAYGDSETYSGLPLFYLLSLLADGGDHGSLRPPCREILSGVLSLYDG